One window of Kosmotoga arenicorallina S304 genomic DNA carries:
- a CDS encoding acyl-CoA mutase large subunit family protein: protein MGDKARLEKIKSAETNWKEKTLKPVLKRFPERKERFETSSGTEVKHVYTPLDIPEFDYIDQLGFPGEYPYTRGVQPTMYRGRFWTMRQYAGFGTAEESNKRYRYLLSQGQTGLSIAFDLPTQIGYDSDDPMAEGEVGKVGVAIDSLEDMEILFDEIPLDRVSTSMTINSTAAILLAMYIAVAEKQGVPPEKLKGTIQNDILKEYIARGTYIFPPNPSMRIITNIFEYCSKYLPEFNTISISGYHIREAGANAIQEVAFTLANGIAYVEAAIKAGLDPNIFGKRLSFFFNAHNNFFEEIAKFRSARRLWAKIMKERFGVTDSKALKLRFHTQTGGSTLTAQQPMNNIVRVAFQALAAVLGGTQSLHTNSFDEALGLPTEESVTIALRTQQIIAHETGVADVIDGLGGSYFIEHLTDEVEKKAFEYLKKIDELGGMVRAIEDGYVQKEILNAAYKTQLEIEKGEQIIVGVNKFTTEEDKPTKVLKVNPELEDKQKIRLKKLKERRNNNEVRQSLEQLKKAALNENENLMPYIVKAVKAYATIGEISNVLREVFGEYTEAVIL from the coding sequence ATGGGAGACAAGGCTCGACTGGAAAAAATCAAATCAGCGGAGACTAATTGGAAAGAAAAAACACTAAAACCTGTACTGAAAAGATTTCCAGAGAGAAAGGAACGTTTTGAAACATCTTCAGGTACTGAAGTTAAACATGTTTACACCCCATTAGATATCCCCGAATTTGACTATATCGATCAACTCGGTTTCCCCGGAGAATATCCTTATACAAGAGGGGTTCAGCCTACCATGTATCGCGGTCGTTTCTGGACCATGAGGCAGTATGCTGGATTTGGCACCGCTGAAGAATCCAATAAGAGATACAGATATCTTCTTTCACAAGGGCAAACCGGGTTATCTATTGCTTTTGACTTACCGACACAGATAGGGTACGATTCAGATGATCCCATGGCTGAAGGAGAAGTGGGGAAAGTTGGAGTCGCCATCGATTCTCTGGAAGACATGGAAATTCTCTTTGACGAAATCCCCCTGGACAGGGTAAGCACTTCAATGACCATTAACTCAACAGCTGCTATATTGCTGGCTATGTATATTGCCGTCGCTGAAAAGCAGGGTGTACCGCCTGAAAAACTAAAAGGGACAATACAGAACGATATTCTCAAAGAATATATCGCCAGGGGCACTTACATTTTCCCGCCGAATCCTTCTATGAGGATTATAACCAACATATTTGAATACTGCTCTAAATATCTGCCAGAATTCAATACCATAAGCATAAGCGGATATCATATAAGAGAAGCTGGAGCGAATGCAATCCAGGAAGTGGCTTTCACGCTGGCGAACGGAATAGCTTATGTTGAAGCTGCAATAAAAGCTGGACTCGACCCCAACATCTTTGGAAAGAGGTTATCATTCTTCTTCAATGCTCATAATAATTTCTTCGAAGAAATTGCCAAGTTTAGAAGCGCGAGAAGGCTCTGGGCGAAAATAATGAAAGAACGCTTTGGAGTAACAGACAGTAAAGCCCTTAAACTCAGGTTCCACACTCAGACTGGAGGTTCCACCCTTACCGCCCAGCAGCCAATGAACAATATCGTGAGAGTAGCATTCCAGGCTCTTGCAGCCGTGCTTGGTGGAACGCAGTCGCTGCACACAAATTCCTTCGACGAAGCTCTTGGCTTGCCCACTGAAGAATCGGTCACAATCGCTTTGAGGACACAGCAGATCATAGCTCATGAGACAGGGGTAGCTGATGTGATCGATGGTCTCGGTGGTTCTTATTTTATAGAACACTTAACCGATGAAGTGGAAAAGAAAGCCTTTGAATATTTGAAGAAGATTGATGAATTGGGGGGCATGGTGCGAGCCATAGAAGATGGATATGTTCAGAAAGAAATTCTCAATGCCGCTTATAAAACTCAACTCGAAATTGAAAAGGGAGAGCAAATAATAGTTGGTGTAAACAAATTCACCACGGAAGAAGATAAACCTACAAAAGTATTGAAAGTCAATCCAGAGCTGGAAGATAAGCAGAAAATTAGATTAAAAAAGCTCAAAGAAAGAAGGAATAACAATGAAGTTCGCCAGAGTTTGGAACAACTTAAAAAAGCCGCTTTGAATGAGAATGAAAACCTTATGCCTTACATTGTGAAGGCAGTAAAAGCCTATGCTACTATCGGAGAAATTTCCAATGTCTTGAGAGAGGTCTTTGGCGAATACACGGAAGCTGTTATTCTATAA
- the meaB gene encoding methylmalonyl Co-A mutase-associated GTPase MeaB, with translation MTELSVKGLKTGDIREISKALTLIENDPIKAKEIINALTDCDYDVIGLTGSPGAGKSTLTDRLASIYSEKEKVGIIAVDPSSPFTGGAFLGDRIRMKRASRNDNVYIRSMASRGKLGGLSPSIYDAVELLGRCGFRKILVETVGAGQSETDISNLADIVLLVLAPGLGDEIQMLKAGIMEIGDIYVVNKMDVEGAFRLKSRIEAILEFSKNQKDVILTDAVKGTNLEELVQLVEKELRFMKESGKINEKREKRRRFKKLNTIFQELKDLPDEALDKLASELQNFMGG, from the coding sequence ATGACAGAACTCTCTGTAAAAGGACTTAAAACAGGTGATATAAGGGAAATTTCGAAGGCGCTTACGCTAATAGAAAATGACCCCATTAAAGCGAAAGAGATAATCAATGCTCTTACCGATTGCGATTATGATGTTATAGGCTTAACCGGAAGCCCGGGAGCTGGGAAATCAACGCTTACAGATAGACTGGCCTCAATTTATTCAGAGAAAGAAAAGGTGGGCATAATAGCCGTTGACCCCTCAAGTCCCTTTACTGGGGGTGCTTTTCTCGGTGATAGAATTAGAATGAAAAGGGCAAGTAGAAATGATAATGTCTACATACGCTCTATGGCCAGCAGGGGAAAACTTGGTGGGCTGAGCCCTTCAATATATGATGCTGTTGAGCTGCTGGGGCGTTGTGGATTTAGAAAAATACTCGTTGAAACCGTTGGAGCAGGCCAATCAGAAACTGACATATCAAATCTTGCTGATATTGTGTTACTTGTTCTTGCCCCCGGGTTGGGTGACGAAATTCAAATGCTTAAAGCCGGGATTATGGAAATAGGAGATATATACGTGGTGAATAAAATGGATGTGGAAGGGGCTTTCAGGTTAAAAAGCAGAATAGAGGCGATCTTAGAGTTCTCTAAGAATCAAAAAGACGTGATACTCACCGACGCAGTCAAAGGCACAAATCTTGAAGAACTTGTCCAATTGGTAGAAAAAGAATTACGCTTTATGAAAGAATCAGGCAAAATAAATGAAAAGCGGGAGAAGAGAAGGCGTTTTAAGAAATTGAACACCATATTTCAAGAGCTGAAAGATCTTCCCGACGAAGCCTTAGATAAACTTGCCAGCGAATTGCAAAACTTCATGGGAGGTTGA
- the mce gene encoding methylmalonyl-CoA epimerase, which yields MRTDRVDHIGIVVRSIEEKLDFYRSFLGLELHGIEELSERGLKVAFLKVGDTRIELLEPIRSDSEISRFLEKRGEGIHHIAYHVDNIAEAIEKAISMGFQPLSKEPSIGAGGVKIVFLHPKTTGGVLVELVEGKH from the coding sequence GTGAGGACTGACAGAGTCGATCACATAGGAATAGTTGTGAGATCTATTGAAGAAAAACTCGATTTTTACAGATCTTTTCTTGGGCTTGAACTGCATGGCATTGAAGAATTATCCGAAAGAGGACTTAAAGTAGCATTTTTGAAAGTCGGCGATACGAGAATAGAACTTCTTGAACCGATCAGAAGCGATAGTGAGATTTCCAGATTTCTTGAAAAGAGAGGGGAAGGAATACATCACATTGCATACCATGTGGACAATATAGCAGAAGCCATTGAAAAAGCCATTTCAATGGGATTTCAACCGCTGAGCAAAGAACCCTCTATCGGAGCTGGCGGAGTTAAAATCGTCTTTTTACATCCTAAAACAACAGGTGGTGTACTGGTTGAACTTGTTGAAGGAAAGCATTGA
- a CDS encoding cobalamin B12-binding domain-containing protein: MEKKIKVLIAKPGLDGHDRGAKVVAMALRDAGMEVIYTGLRQSPEDIAKAALQEDVDIVGLSILSGAHMKLCPRVLDFMKQYGIADKPIFVGGIIPEDDAEELKRIGIFEVFGPGTSLEKIIDSIRKRVK; this comes from the coding sequence ATGGAAAAAAAGATAAAGGTCCTGATAGCTAAGCCCGGGTTAGATGGTCATGATCGTGGCGCCAAAGTTGTTGCTATGGCTTTGAGGGATGCTGGTATGGAGGTAATATATACCGGTCTCAGACAATCCCCCGAAGACATTGCAAAAGCAGCATTACAGGAGGATGTTGATATCGTCGGACTTTCAATACTTTCCGGGGCTCATATGAAGCTTTGTCCGCGTGTTCTGGATTTCATGAAGCAATATGGAATCGCCGATAAGCCTATTTTTGTTGGTGGTATAATTCCTGAAGATGACGCAGAAGAGCTTAAAAGAATCGGCATTTTCGAAGTCTTTGGCCCTGGAACATCTCTTGAAAAAATAATTGATAGCATAAGGAAAAGGGTGAAATGA